TAATAAAGGAAACCAGGGTCACAATACCCGATTGAGCGAACAGCTTGGCCACCTCAGAAATCCTCCGAATGTTTTCGGATCGATCTTCGTCGGAGAACCCCAAATTGCTATTCAGTCCGGTGCGAACGTTATCTCCGTCCAAAATTTGCACAAAATACCCTTCAGCAAAGAGCCTTTTCTCCAATGCATAGGCCAAAGTGCTCTTCCCCGAACCCGATAATCCGTAGAACCAAAACACGTGCCCGCGCTGGTTTAAGCGGCCTTCCTTCACTTCTCGTGGAAGTAGTCCGGAGAAATCCGGATGTATTTCTTTAGTTTCTTGGGTCATAAACCTAAATTAAGGACGTTGAGTGCCTTTTCAAATTAATCCAGCCATAAATGAGACCGCCCAGCATAAAAATGGTGATCAAGAGATTGATAAACCAAAAACTGTAGGTCCGGCACAGAAAGGATTTACCAGAAACACATCTTTAATTTGATGACCAGACTCGATTTTTCCATTGTGCCAGCGGATTTCCTTCCCACCGTTTAGCTACCTGCATGAATATCCTGTTTGTCCACCACGGCGCCATAACTGCCAATAGCATGAACCACATCGGTCCCTTTGCCGACGAATTAGACAAACAGGGGCACCAAACGATTGTGGCCGTTCCAGAACTGGACCCTACCCTGAAGTTTTTTCCCTATCCTCGGATCAAACTTCAATCCTTCGAAGAACTGCTAAAAAGCCCCTGTTGTTTCGAAGGGTCACCGCCGGATATCGTTCATGCCTGGACGCCCAGAGAAATTGTCAGGCAATTCTGTGAACAATTGTGGCAACGTATCGAATCGCGTTGGATTATCCATCTCGAGGACGACGAGTCCGCGGTCCGAGAAGCAACTGAGATGAGCCGCGAGGACGTACTTCACCGCACCGACCCACTCCACGGTCCCTGGTTCATGGAGTTTGCAGATGGCTACACCCTTATTCTAGATCGCCTGGCACGCGATCTACCTCCTGAAAAACTGTTTCAGACGCTATACCCAGGCTTCGACCTTCAGGCCTTCCGCCGTAATCCTGAACCAGCACTTTCGCGCGAAACTTTTTCAATCCCGGACAACTTTAAAATCATTTCCTACCCTGGTGCAGCCTCAGGTGCCAATAGCGAGGACCTGCTAGATCTTTTCACGGCAATTCATCTGCTCAACGAACATGGTACGCCCTGTGTTTTATTAAAGACAGGGTTTCCAGACATTCGCGTCCGCAAACAACTACCTGAGGGAGCTGAGAACTGGATTCGGGATGTAGGCTATCTCCCGCGTGAACAAATGTGGCGTCTGATTGAACTCGCAGATGTCGTGGTTCAGCCCGGCAGGCAAAATGATTACAACGAATACCGGCTCCCTTCAAAATTGCCTGATTTCCTTTGTATCGGAAAACCCCTCGTCACGAGTACCACAAACCTTGGCCGCAAATTGAAGGACGGCGAGGAAGCCCTCCTCCTGGAAGAATCCACCGCCGAAGAGATTGCAGCTCGTTGCCAGGAATTGTTTTCCAATCCAGACCTAGCTCAGAACCTCGCCAAAGGAGGTAAGGAGAAAGGGCGCGATTGGTTCAACCTCAGTAAGAACACGGAATCTTTGGTGGAGTATTATCAACGGATTTTGGAAACCCCTCAAAATCCACTCTCGGAACCTCCAGGGAATCAGATTGATAAGGCACTCGAACTCTTGGAAAGCGAATTATCGACCATCCAAAAGCCGAGTGAAGAGGTACTACAGATACGAGGCTACCTCCAAGAGGTATGCCTGAACCGCGATACCAAGCAACTGAAGCTCTCAAAGCCTCCGCCCATTACCATAGAGCTGCAGGTATATTACCCTCACGACCCCGACAAATTGGAGTTTTCATCTATTCGGCGATCGCATGGTCTGAAAACGGAGCAACATTGCATGATCCCTTTCAGCCCCAAAGAAAGCATGGATTGGCTGAGAATCGACCCGGGCCAATATCCTGGAACTTATCTGATTAAATCCTGGGCTTTGTTGGACGAACATCAGAAGCCCCTCTTGGTTTGGACACCCCAATCGGCTTATAAGATTCTCTGCCAAGCCAATGGTGCCACCCTTGGACCCATTTCCGATGAAGGACAAGAAATCTGGAGTCTCACCCACGACCCTCAGCTTTTGTTTGCTCCGTTACCTAAGATTGAAACGGCAAAAATCCGCTGGCTTCGTCTGGAGTTTTCAGCCAAGGAAGTGGAATCCCCCCTCACCACCCAGCTCAAATTGCGGCGCAAATCAATCGACCAACAAGGCGAAGAAGAAGCCAAGAGAAACGCTCGCATGGACATACTTCTAAACAAGCTAGAAAGAAGGCACTCACTAGTGCTTAGGTTTATAGATAGAATTCGAAACAGATAAAGGGTTGATCATTCCCAACGAAGAACTCTCAATACGATCTTTTCTTCCCAAACTTTTCAACCGCCTTCATAAGCACAGGATTTAAAATAGGTGGAAATAGCAAGGAATGAAAATGAGTTTAGACTTTAATATTCTCACTAACAGTTAAGTTCAACGATGCACTTCCGAAGGCTAAAACCGACATGCACGCATAGCTGCGTTGCAGCCAGCAAAGAACTTGGTCACGTAGCTATCTACGCTCCCTCGCTTATTTCAAAACTGCGCCTTGCTCTTCATCACAGGTCGATTTTTTGAAACACTTGGGTATACTTAGATGCCGCTGCTGAAATCGTTTCTTCGAGTGTTTAGTGAGTACGTGCCGATCATCACGTACCGACACGACATCTCCGAAACAAAAGATGGAGTTCGATTCTCAATCGATGGTCCACGGTGGCTAAGCCCTAAACAACGCGAATTCCTACTCCGTGGCTGGTGTTTCAACGAAAGAAAGCCCATTGAATCCATAAGGATCACCACCCGAAAAGGAACTCAGCTTGCACGCTTTGGCATCGAGCGACATGATCTATTGGAGGCGTTTAACACGCGCAATGAAAACGTGCTCTATTCTGGATTTGAAGTTCCTTTGAAGGTTCCACGAGGTTCTACAAAGTTTCAGTTAGAGTACAAGTATGCCAATGGCGAATGGCTACCGTTGGTGACCGAGCATTTGGTCCGCCCGAGGCTAAAGACTTTCGACCCGGAAAACTCGATCAAAGCCAAACACCCCTACTCTCAATGGGTAAAAGAGTACGATACACTCAGTAAAGAGGATCACCAAAAAATCAGATCCCATATTCAATCCTGGGAATCCCAGCCGCTCATCTCAGTCGTAGTTCCAACTTACAATACATCTGTCAAACTGTTGGATGAGATGATTCAGAGTATCCGCGGACAGCTCTACGAAAATTGGGAACTCTGTATCGCCGACGACAATTCCACCAACAAGAAGACCCGCAAGCGCCTGGAGTATTGGCAGGAGAAAGACGAACGGATCCACGTTTCCTTCAGAACGGAAAATGGTCATATTTCAGAGTGCACAAACACAGCCATTGAGACAACACAGGGCGACTACATCGCACTGGTAGACCACGATGACGAGCTACCGGCTCACGCACTATATTATGTGGTGAATGAAATAAGGGAGCATCCTTCAGCTCAGATTATTTTTTCCGACGAAGACAAAATCACTCCCGATGGCTATCGAACCGATCCTTACTTCAAACCCGATTTTGGATATGACCTTCTTTGCTCACACAATTTTGTATCTCATCTAGGCGTCTACCGGAAATCATTGCTCGAAAAGATCAATGGCTTTCGCAAAGATTTTGTAGGATCCCAAGACTGGGATCTGGTCCTCCGCTGCCTGGATCATATTTCGGCCGACGAGATCAGGCACATCCCTCGAATTCTTTACCATTGGCGACTCTCGAATGAGTCCACTAGCGCTAGTGTGGGCAATAAGGACTACGCAGTCACAGCAGGACGAAAAGCCTTGCAGGAATATTTGGATAAACATGAGCCAAGCGGACAAGTCGAAGATGGTCCAACCGTGGGATCCTTTCGTATTCGTTATAGTACTCCAGAGGATCCACTCGCATCGATTATCATTCTTACGAAAAACAACGCGGAGCTACTTCGACGCTGTGTAGATTCGATACTGAAAAAAACGGGGTACTCCAATTTTGAACTCATTATTGTAGACAACGGGAGCGACGAAACGGAAGCCATCGAATATCTAAAAGACCTAAGTAACCAAAAAGGCATCCAAGTATTGAATCATCCAATACCCTTTAACTTTTCGGAGTTAAACAATCGTGCCGCCGAATCGGCCAAGGGAGAAGTGTTAATCTTCCTAAACAATGACATGGAGATCATTGAAGAAGACTGGCTGAGAGAACTGGTTAGCCATGCACTTCGCGAAAAAGTCGGGCCGGTTGGCACAAAGCTTCTGTATCCCGATGATTACATACAACATGCAGGCATGATCATGGGAATTGCCGGATTGGCGGGGCATGCATTCAAATTTCTTCATAGACAAAATCCGGGGCACATTGGTCGGGCAGGCATTATTCAAAACTACTCCGCTGTAACGGCAGCATGCCTGGCCATAAAACGATCTGTGTTTAACGAGCTTGGAGGTTTCGATGCAGTAAGCTTTGCAACTGCCTATAATGATGCTGATCTTTGCCTCAGAGCATGGGAGCTTGGATATCGTACCGTATACACTCCCCACGCCCTACTCTATCATCACGAATCTGCATCCAGAGGGTTGGAAAACAATTCCGAGAAGAAGGCCCGTTGGAATAAAGAAGCGGACACCATGAAAGACAAATGGAGCTCCGTTATTGAACGGGATCCTTACTACAACCCTGCTCTTTCGTTAGTCAGTGAAGATTTCAGTTTGGCAAAACCTCCACGGTACGAAAAGCCATGGGAGAAACAGGATGAAGGGGGTAGAGACTTATGATGGCCAAACTAGCAGAGCTCTATTATAAGCTCCCTTGGACAGCCAAGATAGCCGGGGAAATTGTAGAAGCCAGCAAGTGGCTTCAAGTGGAACGACTCACCATAACAGTCGCCATCCGAATCCCACAAAACGGTAGACCGATCATCCGGATTAACAAAACCGAGCTGGCTCATAATCCGCTGCCTGATGAAGAAGAGATCTATGAATGCAGCCCGAAAGAGGAAACTCACTTTCTGGAAACCACTTTCGAATCCATAGATAAGGCAGCCACATTTACGGTGCTGTTTTCTCCCCCCGACAAAAATTATGAAATCCCGGTATTCCAAATCCCGGTAGGAGAGATTCAGGCGACCAACCTGAAACTTCCCATCATTCATTCCATTGATGGTATCTTAGAAGCCGAGAACACGGACACACACATTCTCTACGGCTGGTGCTTTGCACTCGATCCAATGGTGGTCAAGAAAGTGCAAGCGCGCCTCGATCACATCCCACTCAATGTCGAATTTCCTCTGCCGAGGAAAGATGTCGCCGCATCTTTTGAATATGAGAAGGACGCCGCCAAATGTGGCTTCGAATTTGAGGTACCTAATGATAAGCCCGATGGAATCCTCACACTCGAATGCCAACTCAACAACGATGCCTTGATTGAGTTGAGCCAGACCACATTATCCACCTATGAAGTAAAAACCGCTCGCGTGGAGGCTGTGGAGAAAAACGAAACTCCCATACGAACCGCCCGGCCTGTTTACAATGTAGACACGATTTTCATAGAGCAGCAAAAGAAGATAAAGACGAAGGTCCTTGGCTGGATATTCCTTGAAGACGGCCCTCCCATTTCGGACGTCCAAATCCTATATAGAGATAAGGAGCTCCTGTGCCGCTACGGTCTGATGAGAGGAGACGTGCAAGGTGAGTTCCCAGGACATAAGAATGCAAGTAATTGCGGCTTCGAAGTTAAAACAGAAGATATCCCAGGGAATCCCAATCTGGTATTTCAATTCAAACCCGAAGGCGGTTCCTGGATTGAATTTGACCAACGGAAACCCTCACAAATCTCGAAGACCTACTATACGGACAGGAAAATCTCTTCTAGCAAAAGTGGCGTTCAAGGAAATGTAGAAAACGCACAGATTGGCAGACGATACGGCCACCAATTCATGTTTGTAGGTTGGTGCTTCAGTATCAGTGGTGAACCGGTTGAAGAAGTCCGAATACGTACAGGTAAACAGACCTTTATTGGAAAGGCTGGTTTAAAACGAAAGGACGTTTATGAGGAGAACCGAGAAAGCTACCCCAACAGCCTGAATTCTGGTTTCGAGATCCCGCTCGACGATATCCCAAAAATAGCGAAGTTAAAATTCGAATACAAAAGCCCAAAAGGAAAGTGGAAGCTTTTCGCTCTCGAAGAATTCTCACGATTTCCTGTCTCACATTTCGCTTCGCAATCAGAAGAAAAGCGCGACTACAAGAAGTGGCTTAAAAAATACGATGGTCAATTATCCATACCCAAAGACAAAGCCACTGCACTTTTAGATTCTCTAGAAAACAAGCCACTCATATCGGTCATAATGCCGGTCTATAATACTCCGGGGAATTACTTAAAACGAGCCATCGATTCAGTCATCGACCAATACTACCCGCATTGGGAACTTTGCATTGCTGACGATGCATCTCCTGACGATTCCGTTTGGGAACTCCTGGAATCATTTGCCCAGAAAGATGAGCGGATAAAAATCGTTCGGAGAGAACAAAACGGACACATTTGCGCAGCTTCGAATTCAGCGCTTGAATTGTCTACCGGCGAGTGGTGTGCCTTTCTCGACCACGACGATGCCTACCCAAAAGACGCACTGCAGCGTGCGGTGCAGTTTATAAATAAATATCCGGATGCAGGTTTATTTTACTCCGACGAAGACAAACTGGATGAGGATGATAACCGACATGATCCATACTTTAAACCGGAGTGGAATCCGGAATTATTGGAAGGGCAGAACTACCTCTGCCACCTGACAGTTACGAAACGCAATCTGGTGGAGAAAGTCGGGAAGTTCCAACCGGGACTGGAGGGCAGCCAAGATTGGGATCTGTTTCTTAAAATCACAGAGCTTCTTGAAACTCACCAAGTCGTCCACATCCCATATCTCCTCTACCATTGGCGAGCGATTGCGGGTTCCACTGCACTGGCATTGGAAGAAAAGGGCTACATTCGTGAATCATCTCACAAGACTCTGGAGGGACATTGCGAACGAGCCCGACCGGGAGTCGAGATCATGCCGATCGCTCATGGACATTGGCGCCTGAAATACAACGTCCCCCAACCTGCACCGTTAGTTTCTATTATCATCCCGACCAAAGACCAAGCCCCTATCCTCAGGGCCTGTATAGACAGTATTTCCAATAGTACCATTTACCCCAATTACGAAATTATCGTCGTTGATAACCAGTCTGAAGAAGCCGAGACTCAGGAACTCTTCGAAGAGCTAAAGGAACGAAACATCCAAGTTCTCGACTACCCGAAACCATTTAACTTTTCTGCGATAAACAATTTTGCAGCGGAGCATGCCAATGGCGAATTCCTGGCCTTCGTGAATAACGACGTAACCATCATTAACGGAGAGTGGCTTGAAGAAATGATCAGCCACGCCTGTAAGGACCACGTCGGGGCCGTGGGTGCAAAACTTTACTTCCCTGAAGATTGCATCCAACATGCGGGCGTCATCCTGGGTATTAACGGTGTGGCCGGACATTGCTTTAAATATGCCGTGAGAGGTGAGCCGGGCCAACGCAATCGGCTTAACTTGGTGCAACAGTTTTCGGCTGTCACGGCTGCATGTCTGGTAGTAAGGAAAACCATATTTGAAGAAGTCGAAGGCTTCGAAGAGGACAACCTGGGAGTTGCATTTAACGACATTGATCTCTGCCTTCGTATTAAGGAAGCGGGTTATGCAAACATTTGGACACCCCATGCACAACTCTACCACCATGAGTCAGTCTCACGCGGAGATGACAATGATCAGTCTCGCAAAGTGAGGGTCGATTCTGAAATCGAATATATGCGCAAGCGCTGGGGAGACCTGCTTCAATCCGACCCCACCTACAACCCGAACTTGACTCTAGAGTTTGAAGATTTCTCTTTGGCTTGGCCTCCTCGATTACCTAAAGAATGAAGACTATCCTGAATGCCATTAAGAAGTTTAATTGGATAGACATCAGTCTTTCCTTCCTGGCGCTTCTAGCGATGTTTCCGAATCCCTACCATACCGTGGCTGAATTGGATGCAACTTGGCAGGCGGTTTTGGAGTTTGGACTCTTTAACAACTGGCAATTCGGGAAAGACATTATCTTCACAGGAGGCCCTCTTAGTTTTTTGTATGGTCCTACATCCATAGGATATATACCAAAACTTCAGGTGCTTCTGGAAGCGAGTCTTCTCTTTGCAACTATCTTTGTTGTTCAACTAGCCGTCAGGAAAGAGCACATCGTCATCCGCATACTCACCTTTGCAGTCCTCGCATGTGGTGCTGCTACTTCAAGGGATGGTGTCTACCTGATATCTGCAACGGCCATTGCTTTTCTCGCCCTCCAAAACTCGATATCAAAACCAAAGTTATTAGCCTGTGTTTCGTTGGCAGCTTGTTTGGGTCTGATGAAATTTACCATCGGAATGCTCGGGTTCACCTCACTCCTCGTAGTCGTCGGCCTCAAACTCTGGGACAGAAAAACAAGTGAGGCTCTCCAAATTCTTGGCACATATCTGGGCACGGTAATCATCCTATGGATGGTTATCGGACAATCGATTTTGAATTTACCGGCTTACATCTACCATTCATGGAATCTATCCCAGGGGTATGCCTGGGGCATGCATCTCCACGAACCAGGAGGAATCTTCAAATTCCTGATGCTAATCCTCCTGAGTTCAAGCATCCCCATTTTTATTTGGACGTTGATTCGCAAAGACCGCAAAGCCTGGGCTATTCTACTAGTGGCCGCGCTTGGTATGTTTGTATCCTGGAAGACAGGCATTACAAGATACGGCACCCATGTCTTCTACTTCATTCAGGTGGCGATATTAATACCTGTCCTTGTTTTGACCTTTGTTGAGAACAAACGAAATGGCTATTTATGGATCGCTTGTTGCTCGGCCTTGTTCTTTTGGTCAAATTTCTGGCTCCTTCCAACCAATTCGAACACATTGATACAACGGGCAAAAGCACAGGGAACGTTCGGACTGAAGTTCATTATCTCAGCAGGGAACGAGGTAAAGAAGTTTTCAGAGTTGGTCCCTTACGTGAAGATGAGTCATACGTTGCACCAGATCAAAGAACGCATTGGCGAGGAGACAGTGGACGTCTTATATTATCACCATGGAATCTTACTATTGAATGAGTTAAACTATGTTCCCCGACCGACCATTCAAAACTATGCCGCCTACAACGAACATTTGACCCAATGGAATTTGCAGCATTTGAGAGACACCCCTCCTCAGTTCATATTATGTAAGGATGGCGAAATTGATGCTCGATACCCAACGACCGCAGACAACCTTTTCCTAAGGGAGGTTTTCGAAAACTACTCACCTGTACTAAAAGAGGAGGATTGGTTGCTACTAGAAAGAAACAACGAGCCAACCCCTTTCACCGATATAACTATTATCGATGATAAGAAGATTATTATGGGAGAGGAAGTCGATCTCTCTGATCACACAAACAAAGCACTGTGGTTAAAGATTGGGTACAATCCCAGCCTCCTACACAAAGCCGCCTCATTTCTCTACAAACCAGAAATCCTGATCATCAAAATAACCACTCCCTCGAACGAGACAAAGCACTATCGCTTAATCGGACAAAACCTGAAACATGGATTCTTACTTAATCCTACCTTGAATTCAATAGAGTCCATGGAATCATTCCTTAAGACTGGTCAATTGGATGAGAAGGTCAGCCAGTTCAGCATTCATTCAGACGCCGGCATGAACCCATTCCCGACAAAAGAGATTAGTATCGAGCTATTGGAATTATCCACTCATCAATAGGCTAAAAAGAAACAAGAACTAAAATCGGCATCCACTCCCCTCTTCATTTTCTTCCATCGGATTCCTCAGCCTCCTCAAGCGACCCATCGACACCATGGACTACTCAGCCAGCTACAACAAGTTCTTCAAGAAACTGAAAAAGAATAAGGGCTCCAAAAACAAGGTCTATTCTGATGCTGTCGGCGGTGACTACGAAGAGATGGGGTATATTCAGATGCAACTCTTGAAGATGATCGGTATTCAACCCGACCAGCGCATCGTGGACGTGGGGTGCGGATCAGGACGCTTAGCACACCAATTAGCCAAGAATGGATTCTCTGACTACACCGGCTTCGATGTTGTCCCAGACCTGCTTTCCTTTGCTAAAAGCCAATGTTCTAAATCCAGCTTTAAGTTCAAAAAAATCGAGGACACTCACATTCCTCTTCCTGAAAACTCTGTGGACTTAGTCTGCTTTTTCTCAGTATTTACTCACCTGTTTCACGAGGACTCTTACAAGTACCTAATCAGCGCTAAATCAATCCTCAAGGAAACGGGGAAGATCGCATTTTCATTTCTAACCTTTGATGAAGATGAACATTGGGCGCTGTTTGATCGCATGGTCGAATACGAGAAACCCACACATCACAACCAGTTCATGACCAATAGCCAGATTGAAATCTGGGCTGATAAATTAGGGTTCAAAATTGACCGGCTTGAAACGGGATCCACGCCCTTTATACCACTTGAAAAAGAAATTATCCTGGAAAGCGGAGCCCATTTCCGAGATCTGGGTTCACTCGGCCAAGGAGTCTGCGTACTCTCAAAAGCATAGCCTGAAACAACCGGAATCACTTTTACAAAAAGCGGGGTACCCTTCAAAGGATTACCCCGCTTTGCTAAATTAAGTGAAGAAGTTCTATTAGTTGACTTCGTAGATTTCAATCAAAGCAATGCCGGGAAGGTCCAGCGGGTGATGGCCCGCCTGTTCGAAGAGTATGGCGCTCCTGAACACATCCGCAGCGATAATGGATCGGAGTTTATCGAAAAGAATCTTTCGTGAATGGCTCACTCGTGAGAAGATCAAGACGCTCTACATCGAGCTGGGCAGCCCCTGGCAGAATGGATACATCGAGAGCTTCCATGCCCGCTTGCGTGAAGAGTGCCTAAACCGCGAACAACTATGGACCTTGACCGAAGCACGAGTGGTAATCGGTGACTGGCGTTGGAAGTATAATCACATCCGACCGCACAGGTCCCTTGGCTACATCAGTCCAATCAAGTTCGCTCAACAATTAACTCAAGAGAACTCTGAACAAGGCTCTGGCTCCACTCGGCCTACGGCCTCCTTCCTCCAGAACCTTAACTTCCTCTACAACCTGAACCACATGATTATAACCTCCAGACTAACAAAGCAGGTGGCCCAGTTTGGGTAACTCGATCAAAGGGAAAGGCCGGAGGCCAAAAGGGTAAGGCCAACCGGAACAATGAGTCTTAATGCATGGAGGAAATCTTTCAACGGATCCGCAGAGAAAGAGAGTACCTTGGAATGTGCTGGTAACTCTCTCAAATCAATAAAATATTTTGACACTTTCGTTACCCCTAAAACCAGGAAGCACACAGATAAAAGGATTGCGCCTGTATCCCAGTCAAAGAGCATACGAAAAATGCCCAATTCTGACTCGCCCGATATATCCTTCATAGTCCCATTACACAACCGGCTCGACTGCACGGAAACCATCGTACCGAGCCTCCTTCAAACTGCCAGCTCTCAGAACTTTGAACTCATCCTAGTAAATGACAAAAGCGAGGATGGCACACGTGAGTTCCTGGATGGACTCACGGATCCCAGGATCAAAGTCATACACAATGATACCTGGTCGGGGTACGCGATATCAGTCAATCGAGGAATTCAACAATCTCGAGGTAACATCTTGGGCTTACTCAACAATGATCTGGGTCTAACAGATGGATGGTTGGAGCCTATGCTAGAATGCTATAATGAACGTTTAAAGGTCGGAGCAATTGGCAATATACAACGCAATATTGAAACCAAACGCATCGATCATGCTGGCATTATTTTTGACCTCCTGGGATTGCCCGATCACTACGGGAAGAACTACCCCTTCATCTTTCCATTTGATTACAAAGAATTCCCCGCGGTTACAGCAGCCTGCATGCTTATAAAACGAGATTTGTTCAATGATATGAATGGATTCGATGAGGGCTATTTAAACGGATGTGAAGATGTCGATCTTTGCCTACGATTGGGCGAGAAAGGCTACCGAAATTTCGTCGCTGGACGAAGTCAGATTTTTCATCATGTAAGTGCATCTCCAGGTCGGCGGGATAATGATA
This genomic stretch from Opitutia bacterium ISCC 52 harbors:
- a CDS encoding glycosyltransferase produces the protein MPNSDSPDISFIVPLHNRLDCTETIVPSLLQTASSQNFELILVNDKSEDGTREFLDGLTDPRIKVIHNDTWSGYAISVNRGIQQSRGNILGLLNNDLGLTDGWLEPMLECYNERLKVGAIGNIQRNIETKRIDHAGIIFDLLGLPDHYGKNYPFIFPFDYKEFPAVTAACMLIKRDLFNDMNGFDEGYLNGCEDVDLCLRLGEKGYRNFVAGRSQIFHHVSASPGRRDNDTRNNQKLLKTWGESMQRHGQRNWPFQYLMRYWKTPWLYNGTKFLDAIFRIMRLKGGDSQWAKDKRNKILNTPSM
- the cysC gene encoding adenylyl-sulfate kinase: MTQETKEIHPDFSGLLPREVKEGRLNQRGHVFWFYGLSGSGKSTLAYALEKRLFAEGYFVQILDGDNVRTGLNSNLGFSDEDRSENIRRISEVAKLFAQSGIVTLVSFITPKIELREQARSIIGTDDFTEIYVEASFETCAERDVKGLYAKAKAGELKQFTGKDSAFEPPEGDSAIIVNTEAKTVLECSNSLYDQLSGSIKST
- a CDS encoding glycosyltransferase family 4 protein; this translates as MNILFVHHGAITANSMNHIGPFADELDKQGHQTIVAVPELDPTLKFFPYPRIKLQSFEELLKSPCCFEGSPPDIVHAWTPREIVRQFCEQLWQRIESRWIIHLEDDESAVREATEMSREDVLHRTDPLHGPWFMEFADGYTLILDRLARDLPPEKLFQTLYPGFDLQAFRRNPEPALSRETFSIPDNFKIISYPGAASGANSEDLLDLFTAIHLLNEHGTPCVLLKTGFPDIRVRKQLPEGAENWIRDVGYLPREQMWRLIELADVVVQPGRQNDYNEYRLPSKLPDFLCIGKPLVTSTTNLGRKLKDGEEALLLEESTAEEIAARCQELFSNPDLAQNLAKGGKEKGRDWFNLSKNTESLVEYYQRILETPQNPLSEPPGNQIDKALELLESELSTIQKPSEEVLQIRGYLQEVCLNRDTKQLKLSKPPPITIELQVYYPHDPDKLEFSSIRRSHGLKTEQHCMIPFSPKESMDWLRIDPGQYPGTYLIKSWALLDEHQKPLLVWTPQSAYKILCQANGATLGPISDEGQEIWSLTHDPQLLFAPLPKIETAKIRWLRLEFSAKEVESPLTTQLKLRRKSIDQQGEEEAKRNARMDILLNKLERRHSLVLRFIDRIRNR
- a CDS encoding class I SAM-dependent methyltransferase, producing the protein MDYSASYNKFFKKLKKNKGSKNKVYSDAVGGDYEEMGYIQMQLLKMIGIQPDQRIVDVGCGSGRLAHQLAKNGFSDYTGFDVVPDLLSFAKSQCSKSSFKFKKIEDTHIPLPENSVDLVCFFSVFTHLFHEDSYKYLISAKSILKETGKIAFSFLTFDEDEHWALFDRMVEYEKPTHHNQFMTNSQIEIWADKLGFKIDRLETGSTPFIPLEKEIILESGAHFRDLGSLGQGVCVLSKA
- a CDS encoding transposase; amino-acid sequence: MALLNTSAAIMDRSLSKRIFREWLTREKIKTLYIELGSPWQNGYIESFHARLREECLNREQLWTLTEARVVIGDWRWKYNHIRPHRSLGYISPIKFAQQLTQENSEQGSGSTRPTASFLQNLNFLYNLNHMIITSRLTKQVAQFG
- a CDS encoding glycosyltransferase family 2 protein yields the protein MMAKLAELYYKLPWTAKIAGEIVEASKWLQVERLTITVAIRIPQNGRPIIRINKTELAHNPLPDEEEIYECSPKEETHFLETTFESIDKAATFTVLFSPPDKNYEIPVFQIPVGEIQATNLKLPIIHSIDGILEAENTDTHILYGWCFALDPMVVKKVQARLDHIPLNVEFPLPRKDVAASFEYEKDAAKCGFEFEVPNDKPDGILTLECQLNNDALIELSQTTLSTYEVKTARVEAVEKNETPIRTARPVYNVDTIFIEQQKKIKTKVLGWIFLEDGPPISDVQILYRDKELLCRYGLMRGDVQGEFPGHKNASNCGFEVKTEDIPGNPNLVFQFKPEGGSWIEFDQRKPSQISKTYYTDRKISSSKSGVQGNVENAQIGRRYGHQFMFVGWCFSISGEPVEEVRIRTGKQTFIGKAGLKRKDVYEENRESYPNSLNSGFEIPLDDIPKIAKLKFEYKSPKGKWKLFALEEFSRFPVSHFASQSEEKRDYKKWLKKYDGQLSIPKDKATALLDSLENKPLISVIMPVYNTPGNYLKRAIDSVIDQYYPHWELCIADDASPDDSVWELLESFAQKDERIKIVRREQNGHICAASNSALELSTGEWCAFLDHDDAYPKDALQRAVQFINKYPDAGLFYSDEDKLDEDDNRHDPYFKPEWNPELLEGQNYLCHLTVTKRNLVEKVGKFQPGLEGSQDWDLFLKITELLETHQVVHIPYLLYHWRAIAGSTALALEEKGYIRESSHKTLEGHCERARPGVEIMPIAHGHWRLKYNVPQPAPLVSIIIPTKDQAPILRACIDSISNSTIYPNYEIIVVDNQSEEAETQELFEELKERNIQVLDYPKPFNFSAINNFAAEHANGEFLAFVNNDVTIINGEWLEEMISHACKDHVGAVGAKLYFPEDCIQHAGVILGINGVAGHCFKYAVRGEPGQRNRLNLVQQFSAVTAACLVVRKTIFEEVEGFEEDNLGVAFNDIDLCLRIKEAGYANIWTPHAQLYHHESVSRGDDNDQSRKVRVDSEIEYMRKRWGDLLQSDPTYNPNLTLEFEDFSLAWPPRLPKE
- a CDS encoding glycosyltransferase family 2 protein — encoded protein: MPLLKSFLRVFSEYVPIITYRHDISETKDGVRFSIDGPRWLSPKQREFLLRGWCFNERKPIESIRITTRKGTQLARFGIERHDLLEAFNTRNENVLYSGFEVPLKVPRGSTKFQLEYKYANGEWLPLVTEHLVRPRLKTFDPENSIKAKHPYSQWVKEYDTLSKEDHQKIRSHIQSWESQPLISVVVPTYNTSVKLLDEMIQSIRGQLYENWELCIADDNSTNKKTRKRLEYWQEKDERIHVSFRTENGHISECTNTAIETTQGDYIALVDHDDELPAHALYYVVNEIREHPSAQIIFSDEDKITPDGYRTDPYFKPDFGYDLLCSHNFVSHLGVYRKSLLEKINGFRKDFVGSQDWDLVLRCLDHISADEIRHIPRILYHWRLSNESTSASVGNKDYAVTAGRKALQEYLDKHEPSGQVEDGPTVGSFRIRYSTPEDPLASIIILTKNNAELLRRCVDSILKKTGYSNFELIIVDNGSDETEAIEYLKDLSNQKGIQVLNHPIPFNFSELNNRAAESAKGEVLIFLNNDMEIIEEDWLRELVSHALREKVGPVGTKLLYPDDYIQHAGMIMGIAGLAGHAFKFLHRQNPGHIGRAGIIQNYSAVTAACLAIKRSVFNELGGFDAVSFATAYNDADLCLRAWELGYRTVYTPHALLYHHESASRGLENNSEKKARWNKEADTMKDKWSSVIERDPYYNPALSLVSEDFSLAKPPRYEKPWEKQDEGGRDL